The following nucleotide sequence is from Streptomyces bathyalis.
GTGCGTCCGGCTTGAAGGAGTTCTGGATCGGCTTGAGGTTCTTCCAGAATTCGCTGCCGGCTTCCTCGGGCATGGTGCTCTCCATTCCGCTCTGTCGGTTTCTGGAAGTGAACCGTGAGAGGCGAGGCGCGTCTTTCCCACGCGAGACATCACCGTTTGCCGATTCCGGACACGTCGACGTCGAACCGGCGGCAGCTCAGCCGGGCCGACAGGACGGTCTCCCGGAACTCCCGCGGCTGGTCGGGAAGCACGGAAACGACGTCTCTTACGGGAGCCCGCTACTACGTTGTCGGCCGGAAGCCCGAGGTCCTGGTCGAATCCGGCAAGGCTCCGCTGGAGGTGCTCGTCCCACAGACTCACCGGACCGGCCACGCGGCGGAGCCCGGCTTCGGTGACGTCAGTGACCTGAGTCAGAGATTCGCTGACTGCGTGCCGACGAATTCACCTTGCGAAGCCGTGCTCCGCCTCGCCCGTAATTCTCGCTTGCTTCCTCAGCCGAGTCCGTCCGCGCCGACGGCGACGGCGGATTCGTCGAGGACGGCATCGGTGACGGGTTGGGGCTTGTCGTCGAGGTCGAGAACGGGGGTGGCTTCCTTGTACCAGGATTCGATCACGGCGTTGCCCCAGAAGTCGCGGCGGCGGTCGTCGTGGACGTTCCAGCGGTAGGTCTGGTGATCGGGGTCGCCGGTGTAGTAGTCGCTGGTGTAGATCTCGACGCGGTGGCCGTCGGGGTCGCGGAGGTAGACGTAGAAGGCGTTGGATACGCCGTGCCGTCCGGGCCCACGTTCGATGTGGCGTTCCTTGTGGAGGGCGCCGAAGATGTCGGCGGTGCGCAGGACGTTGTGGGATTCGTGGGTGGCGACGCCGATGTGGTGGAGGCGTGGCCCGGCGCCGCCGGTGAAGGCGACGTCGTGGACGGTCTGCTTGCGGTACATCCAGGCGGCATAGAGCTCGTGTTCATCGCCTTCGATGGTCTCGGAGCAGCCGAAGCCGAGGTTTTCGTAGTGGGCGTAGGCGGCGGGGATGTCGGGGGTGCAGATGTTGAAGTGGTCGAGGCGGGCGATCTCCGCGCCGTGGTGGAGGTCGTAGCGCTGGATGAGGCGTTCGGCGTGGTCGATCTCGTAGAAGAACTCAACGGGGAAGCCGAGAGGGTCGATGACACGCACGGCGTCTCCGATGCCGGGGGTGCCGTCGCCGGCCTTGATGCGGCGGGTGGGTCGGCCGAGGGAGTGGAAGTAGCTCTCCGCCTTGTCGACGTCGTCGGGCGTGCGGACGCGGTAGGCGAGGTGGTCGAGGGCTGGGGTGTCGCCTTGGCGAAGGACGAGGGAGTGATGGGTGAGTTCGTCCATGCCGCGCAGGCAGAGAGTGGCGTCGTCTTCGTACTGGATGTGGAAGCCGAGCATGTCGGCCCAGAACCAGCGGGCTCGGGCGATGTCGGTGACGACGAGTTGCGCGTACGCGGAGCGGACGACGTCCGGGGCGTTGGGGGTGGCGGCCTTGGTCATCAGGAGGTGCCTCCTCCGAACTTGGGGGTGTGGACGTGGCCCATGGCGACGTGGACGATCTTGGACTCGGTGTAGAAGTCGACGGAGTGGGCGCCGCCTTCGCGGCCCACCCCGGACGCCTTGACGCCGCCGAAGGGGGTTCGTAGGTCGCGGACGTTGTGGGAGTTGATCCAGACCATGCCGGATTCGACGGCGTGGGCGAGGCGGTGGCCCCGCTGCAGGTTGCTGGTCCAGATGTAGGCGGCCAGCCCGTACTGGGTGGCGTTGGCGAGAGTGATCGCCTCGGTCTCGGTGTCGAAGGGGGCGACGGCTACGACGGGGCCGAAGATCTCCTCTTGGAAGATGCGGGCGTCCTGGGTGACGTCGGCGAAGACGGTGGGCTGCAGGTAGTTGCCGTCGGGCAGGTGGGCGGGCCGGGTGCCGCCGGCGATGAGGGTGCCTTCCTTGCGTCCGATGTCGACGTAGTCGAGGACGCGTTGGTAGTGGTCGGGGTGGACGAGGGCGCCGACTTCGGTGGCGGGGTCGGCGGGCGGTCCGACCTTCACCTGCTCGGCTCGACGGGCGAGGCGCTGGGTGAAGTCGTCGTAGACGGCGCGCTCGACCAGGACACGCGAGCCGGCAGTGCAGCGTTCGCCGTTGAGGGAGAAGACGCCGAAGACGACGGAGTCGAGAGCGGCATCGAGGTCGGCGTCGGCGAAGACGACGACGGGTGACTTGCCGCCCAACTCCATGGAAGCGGCCTTCAGATGGTCCGCGCTGGAGCGGAGGATGTGGCGACCGGTGCTGGTGGAGCCGGTGAAGGAGATCCGCGGCACGTCGGGGTGGTCGACCAGGGCTTGGCCGGCCTCTTCGCCGACGCCGTGGACGATGTTGACCACCCCGGCCGGGAGCCCGGCCTCGGCGAAGATCTCATGCCACAGCGACGCCGACAGCGGGGTCCATTCGGCCGGCTTCAGGACGAGAGTGCAGCCGGAGGCGATCGCCGGGGCGAGCTTCCAGGACTCCAGCATGAACGGGGTGTTCCACGGCGTGATGAGCCCGGCGACGCCGACGGGGCTGCGCACGACGTAAGAGAACTGGGAGTCGGCCTGCCGGAAGGCCTCTTCGCCCAGGGCGACGATGACGTCGGCGAAGTAGCGGAAGTTCTCCGCTGCCCGCTTGGCCTGCCCCTTGGCTTGGGTGATGGGCAGGCCCGAGTCGAAGGACTCGAACCGGGCGAGCTGCTCGTGCCGGGCCTCTACCGCGTCTGCGATCCGGTTGAGTGTGTTCGCCCGCTCTCGGTTCGAGATCCCCTTCCATCCCGGGAACGCGTTGCCTGCGGCGGCCACCGCACGGTCGATATCGGCCTGCGATCCCCTGGCGGCTTGCGCGTAGGGGGTGTTGGTGACGGGATCGGCGACGTCGAAGAGACGGCCGTCTGCTGAGTCGAGGAGTTCGCCGCCGATCCAGTGCTGGATGCGGGTGGGGAGGTTGTCGATGGTCATCAGCAGTTACTCTCCGATCTGCTGTGTGAGGTCGCCGCCCTCGGCCAACAGGGTGCGTATGCGGGCCAACCCGGCTTGGGTGGGCTGCACCAGCGGCGGGCGGACGTGGGCGGAGGCGATGCGGCCTTGCTGGGCCAGCACCCACTTGGCCGGTGCGGGGTTGGTCTCCACGAAGAGGAGGTCGACCAGGGGGTGCAGCGCGTAGTGCAGGTCCCGTGCGGCCTCGAAGTCTCCGGCCTCCCACAGTTCGTACATCCGCGCCACCGCCTGCGGCGCGAGGTTCGCCACCGCGGAGACGAAGCCGGTGCCGCCGAGGGCGAGCAGGGGGAGGCCGAGCAGTTCGATGCCGGACCACACCAGCAACTCCCGGCCGCAGGCGTGCAGGACGCGCGAGAAGTGCTCGAAGTCCTTGGTGGTCTCCTTCACCCCGACGAAGTTGTCGAACTCGACGAACAGTCGCTTGACGGTGTCGGGGGCGATGTCGATCGCCGTGCGGGAGGGCACGTTGTAGGCGACGATCGGCAGGTCTGGAAACTTCCGCGCCACCGTCGCGTACCACTGGTAGAGCCCTTCCTGCGTGGGCCGCGCGTAATACGGGGTGATCACCAAGGCGGCATCTGCGCCCAATTCCTTTGCGGCCGCAGTGATTTCGAGGGTTTCCTCCAACGTGTGGGAGCCGGTACCCGGCAGGAACGGCACCCGGTCGCCGATCTCCTCCACCGCCGTGCGCATTCCCGCGATGCGTTCTTCCACCGACTGCGCCGAGGGCTCACCGGTCGAGCCACCGAGGGATATGCCGTGCGAGCCGGCTTCGAGCTGGAAGCGCACCAGGCCACGCAGGCTCTCGTGGTCGACGGCACCGGTGCCGGTGAAGGGAGTGACGATAGGGGCGATCGAGCCACGGATACCGGCCGGGTCGCTACGGAACTTCATGCGTCTGCTCCTTCTTCCTCGCACCACTTCTCGTACTGCTCACGCCAGGCGGGACCCAGGGGGTACAGCTCATCGACGCTCTCTCCGGCATGGACCTGCTCGGTGATGAAGCACTCCTGCCGTTCCTGCTCACGGCAGTCGGCGATCAACTCCTCGGCCAGATCCGGCGGTACGACCACGACGCCGTCCGCATCACCGACCAAGAGGTCGCCGGGCTGCACCAGCGCGCCCCCGCACGCGACAGGGATGCCGGTGTCCCACGGAACGTGCCGGCGCCCCAGTACCGAGGGATGGGCGCCGGCCGCGTAGACCGGCAGACCCAGCTCCGCGATGGCGGCGCTGTCGCGGACAGCGCCGTCGGTGACGACCCCGGCCGCACCCCGCTTCTGTGCCCGCAGGGCGAGAATGTCGCCCAGCGTGCCGGCGGTGGCATCCTGGCGGGCGTCCATCACCAGCACATGGCCCGGCTGGATCTCCTCGATCGCGCGCTTCTGCGCGTTGAACCCGTTGCCGTGCCGCTTGAACAGGTCCTCCCGCAGCGGCAGATACCGCAGCGTGTGCGCCACGCCCACCATTTCCTGGCCCGGCCGGCTCGGGCGTACTCCGTCGATCGACATGTGCGGCAGCCCCCGCTTGCGCAACTGCGCGCTCAAGGTGGCCACTGCCACGGATCGCAGTCCCTCCGCCAGCCGGGGATCGAGTGCCGGTTCCGGCATCCACGCGGACCCCCATGCGGCGGCGCGTTCTGCTACGTCCACCCGGGGCATCGCCCCGAACGGTTCCAAGACCGGCCCCTCAGCCACCGGGTTGCGCAGCCGCCCGGTGGACAGCTCTCCGGCAGTGACCTCGACCTCGACCACGTCGCCGGGCCGCACCACCGACGCCCCGGCCGGCGTTCCGGTCAAGATCACATCGCCCGGCTCCAGGGTCACCAGCCGCGACAGGTCCGCGATCAACTCGTTGAAGGGAAACAGCAGTTGACCGGTCGTGTCGTCCTGCGCCAGCTCACCGTTGACCCAGGTACGCAACCGCAGCCCAGCCGGATCCAATTCCTGGGCGTCCAGCAGCCGGGGCCCGAGAGGTGTGAACCCGTCGGCACCCTTTGAGCGCAGATTCGAGCCCCGGTCGGCATACCTCAGGTCGTACACGCCTGCATCGTTCGCAGCCGTCACCCACCGCACATGCGACCACGCCTCACCGGGCGGGACTCGCTGCGCGCGTGAGCCGATCACAAGAGCGATCTCGCCCTCGAAACCCAGCAGTTCGCACCCGGCCGGCCGCTCCAGTGCTTCCTTCGTACCCGCCAGCGACGACGGCGGTTTCAGGAAGTACGAGGGCTGCGAAGGCGCCCTCCCCCGCTCACGCGCCCGGCTCGGATAGTTCAGATGCACCGCGATCACCTTCGACGGCGCTGTCCCGAGTGGATGTGTCATGT
It contains:
- the hpaD gene encoding 3,4-dihydroxyphenylacetate 2,3-dioxygenase gives rise to the protein MTKAATPNAPDVVRSAYAQLVVTDIARARWFWADMLGFHIQYEDDATLCLRGMDELTHHSLVLRQGDTPALDHLAYRVRTPDDVDKAESYFHSLGRPTRRIKAGDGTPGIGDAVRVIDPLGFPVEFFYEIDHAERLIQRYDLHHGAEIARLDHFNICTPDIPAAYAHYENLGFGCSETIEGDEHELYAAWMYRKQTVHDVAFTGGAGPRLHHIGVATHESHNVLRTADIFGALHKERHIERGPGRHGVSNAFYVYLRDPDGHRVEIYTSDYYTGDPDHQTYRWNVHDDRRRDFWGNAVIESWYKEATPVLDLDDKPQPVTDAVLDESAVAVGADGLG
- the hpaE gene encoding 5-carboxymethyl-2-hydroxymuconate semialdehyde dehydrogenase — translated: MTIDNLPTRIQHWIGGELLDSADGRLFDVADPVTNTPYAQAARGSQADIDRAVAAAGNAFPGWKGISNRERANTLNRIADAVEARHEQLARFESFDSGLPITQAKGQAKRAAENFRYFADVIVALGEEAFRQADSQFSYVVRSPVGVAGLITPWNTPFMLESWKLAPAIASGCTLVLKPAEWTPLSASLWHEIFAEAGLPAGVVNIVHGVGEEAGQALVDHPDVPRISFTGSTSTGRHILRSSADHLKAASMELGGKSPVVVFADADLDAALDSVVFGVFSLNGERCTAGSRVLVERAVYDDFTQRLARRAEQVKVGPPADPATEVGALVHPDHYQRVLDYVDIGRKEGTLIAGGTRPAHLPDGNYLQPTVFADVTQDARIFQEEIFGPVVAVAPFDTETEAITLANATQYGLAAYIWTSNLQRGHRLAHAVESGMVWINSHNVRDLRTPFGGVKASGVGREGGAHSVDFYTESKIVHVAMGHVHTPKFGGGTS
- the dapA gene encoding 4-hydroxy-tetrahydrodipicolinate synthase, giving the protein MKFRSDPAGIRGSIAPIVTPFTGTGAVDHESLRGLVRFQLEAGSHGISLGGSTGEPSAQSVEERIAGMRTAVEEIGDRVPFLPGTGSHTLEETLEITAAAKELGADAALVITPYYARPTQEGLYQWYATVARKFPDLPIVAYNVPSRTAIDIAPDTVKRLFVEFDNFVGVKETTKDFEHFSRVLHACGRELLVWSGIELLGLPLLALGGTGFVSAVANLAPQAVARMYELWEAGDFEAARDLHYALHPLVDLLFVETNPAPAKWVLAQQGRIASAHVRPPLVQPTQAGLARIRTLLAEGGDLTQQIGE
- a CDS encoding fumarylacetoacetate hydrolase family protein, whose protein sequence is MTHPLGTAPSKVIAVHLNYPSRARERGRAPSQPSYFLKPPSSLAGTKEALERPAGCELLGFEGEIALVIGSRAQRVPPGEAWSHVRWVTAANDAGVYDLRYADRGSNLRSKGADGFTPLGPRLLDAQELDPAGLRLRTWVNGELAQDDTTGQLLFPFNELIADLSRLVTLEPGDVILTGTPAGASVVRPGDVVEVEVTAGELSTGRLRNPVAEGPVLEPFGAMPRVDVAERAAAWGSAWMPEPALDPRLAEGLRSVAVATLSAQLRKRGLPHMSIDGVRPSRPGQEMVGVAHTLRYLPLREDLFKRHGNGFNAQKRAIEEIQPGHVLVMDARQDATAGTLGDILALRAQKRGAAGVVTDGAVRDSAAIAELGLPVYAAGAHPSVLGRRHVPWDTGIPVACGGALVQPGDLLVGDADGVVVVPPDLAEELIADCREQERQECFITEQVHAGESVDELYPLGPAWREQYEKWCEEEGADA